One Serpentinicella alkaliphila DNA segment encodes these proteins:
- a CDS encoding YkgJ family cysteine cluster protein — protein MECKIGCAACCIAPSISSSIPGMTKGKPAGVRCIQLTDDNKCRLFGKKDRPKVCSNLKASSEMCGNSASEAFKYLEELEQATVPD, from the coding sequence ATGGAATGTAAAATCGGTTGTGCAGCATGTTGTATTGCACCTTCTATTTCTTCTTCAATTCCTGGTATGACTAAAGGAAAACCCGCGGGAGTTAGGTGTATTCAGTTAACTGACGATAATAAATGTAGGTTGTTTGGAAAAAAGGATAGACCAAAGGTGTGTAGTAACTTAAAGGCTTCTTCAGAAATGTGCGGAAATTCAGCAAGTGAAGCTTTTAAGTATCTTGAAGAATTAGAACAGGCAACAGTACCCGATTAA
- a CDS encoding YfjL-like protein, whose amino-acid sequence MLNKNRVLKVIAGLLALLIVSGLLFIVNSFVGNPISASIATSKINSYVQANYSDLELEVSKATYNFKTSAYQSFAVSKKSEDTRFSISWRKGHISDYYESEVVSRFSTYRRLSEEFDNAIERIISEEFPYEVDLIIGDFAKSEGDFSTLVLDMPLDIHNPPLKTTLTIWTFIEEYSYEALAEQLLDLHRLMLKHQIPINEYSLRLVKDYRNSEKKEFTPDEFYIFDFPAEFIYEHGLIERIKDHQKDYETKYSK is encoded by the coding sequence ATGTTAAATAAAAATAGAGTTTTAAAAGTTATAGCAGGATTGTTAGCATTACTAATAGTTTCAGGATTGTTATTTATTGTTAATTCATTTGTTGGAAACCCAATTTCTGCGAGTATTGCAACATCAAAAATTAATTCTTATGTGCAAGCAAATTATTCAGATTTAGAATTAGAAGTATCAAAGGCAACATATAATTTTAAAACCTCAGCATATCAATCATTCGCTGTATCTAAAAAAAGTGAGGATACCAGGTTTTCAATTAGCTGGCGAAAAGGCCATATTTCAGATTACTATGAGTCTGAGGTAGTGAGCAGATTCTCAACTTATAGGAGGCTAAGTGAGGAGTTTGATAATGCAATAGAAAGAATAATTTCTGAGGAGTTTCCATATGAAGTAGATTTGATAATCGGGGATTTTGCAAAAAGTGAAGGGGATTTTAGTACTTTAGTTTTAGATATGCCGTTGGACATACATAATCCACCCCTAAAGACTACGCTTACCATATGGACTTTTATTGAGGAATATAGCTATGAAGCATTGGCAGAGCAACTTTTGGACTTACATAGGCTAATGTTAAAACATCAAATACCAATTAATGAGTATTCATTAAGATTAGTGAAAGATTATAGAAATTCTGAAAAGAAAGAGTTTACTCCAGATGAGTTTTATATATTTGATTTCCCTGCAGAATTTATTTATGAACATGGCTTAATTGAAAGAATAAAAGATCATCAAAAAGATTATGAAACTAAATATAGTAAATAA
- a CDS encoding RNA polymerase sigma factor yields MFEIEELYMNYKDDVFYYLMSLTHDYALSEDLLSETFTSAIKGITNFKGNSSIKTWLFSIARNLWLLHLRNTKKSIEYNDMIGIYVTETLEDNFFTKEAAERIQELINTKDKRTQEVVRMRIDGIPYADIAVRLTISESSARVIDFRCKKWLKNILYEEGLYEPT; encoded by the coding sequence GTGTTTGAGATTGAAGAACTATATATGAACTATAAGGATGATGTATTTTATTACTTAATGAGTCTCACACACGATTATGCTCTTTCTGAGGATTTGTTATCGGAGACTTTTACGAGTGCAATTAAAGGCATTACAAATTTTAAAGGAAACTCTTCAATTAAAACATGGCTTTTTTCGATAGCTAGAAACTTATGGCTACTACATCTACGTAATACTAAGAAGAGTATAGAATATAATGATATGATAGGTATATATGTTACTGAAACATTAGAAGACAACTTTTTTACAAAAGAGGCAGCAGAAAGAATACAAGAGCTAATAAATACTAAAGACAAGCGAACACAAGAAGTTGTGAGGATGAGAATAGACGGAATACCATACGCAGATATAGCAGTTAGACTAACAATATCTGAAAGTTCAGCTAGGGTTATAGATTTTAGATGTAAAAAATGGCTTAAGAATATATTGTACGAGGAGGGGCTATATGAACCAACATAA
- a CDS encoding ABC transporter substrate-binding protein: MKRFIRILSLIFFLLFLSKSFSVVIANTSKPTHTTKNILFLNSYHSGYKWSDDIYDGIRSVLNSGPDKIKLQVEYMDTQRGVDEQYLKLLLDTYKYKFRDKYFDLIISSDDAAFEFLIKHSNELFPETPVVFCGVNYFEQSTIDNHKQFTGVIEGFDISSTIDTAIKFHPYIQNVYYIVDDTTTGNSIMKEFSKSISGYSSNLDFVQLYGENLDEIINKVSFLSKNSIILYLIHFRDNQNNYYEYYEAISMIEQNSSVPIYGVWNFNLGHGIVGGKLTNGFYQGKTAAKIALRILAGEQPNNIPVLTEETTHYEFDFNQLVKHNIPLELLPQDSKIINKSSPFKKQILILHSYNKGLKWTDDLELGIKSKLAESNLNLEFTYEYMDSQRNSDPVYLHHLYELLIRKYKDKQFDLVITTDDVAFNFIKTHHNNVFKGIPSIFCGVNYFEECMLEEHDFLTGVVESYDLRGTLDMALEINPKIKNIIVINDTTITGQSNQKNLDIIIPEYSDRVSFKIWNNLTMAEIQEGVKSLNTEDIILLLSLNRDKSNNSFSYDESISLISENASVPIYGVWDFYLGKGLLGGVLTSGITHGETVGHMAIEILNGKYPSEIVVVTESPNIYMFDYFMLKKFSINIDKLPIGSTIINKPSTIFDYYQDNKKVLLSTASIFFSVMYNSFINIFEGFS; encoded by the coding sequence ATGAAACGTTTTATTAGGATACTATCATTAATATTTTTTCTGTTATTTTTAAGTAAATCTTTTTCGGTTGTTATAGCTAATACATCTAAACCTACTCATACAACAAAAAATATTCTATTTTTAAATTCTTATCATTCAGGTTATAAATGGAGTGATGATATCTATGATGGCATTAGATCGGTACTAAATTCTGGGCCTGATAAAATAAAGCTTCAGGTTGAGTATATGGATACTCAAAGAGGCGTAGATGAGCAATACCTTAAATTATTATTAGATACATATAAATACAAATTCCGAGATAAATATTTCGATTTAATAATTTCATCAGATGATGCAGCTTTCGAATTCCTAATAAAGCATAGCAACGAATTGTTTCCTGAAACTCCGGTTGTTTTTTGTGGAGTTAACTACTTTGAACAAAGCACTATTGATAATCATAAGCAGTTTACAGGTGTAATAGAAGGCTTTGATATAAGCTCTACTATAGATACTGCAATAAAATTTCATCCGTACATTCAAAATGTATACTACATAGTAGATGATACAACTACTGGTAACTCAATAATGAAGGAGTTTTCAAAAAGTATATCTGGTTACTCTAGTAATTTAGATTTTGTACAGTTATATGGGGAAAATCTTGATGAAATAATTAATAAAGTTAGCTTCCTTTCTAAAAACAGTATTATTCTATATTTAATTCACTTTAGAGATAACCAAAATAACTACTATGAGTACTATGAAGCCATTTCTATGATAGAACAAAATAGTTCAGTTCCTATCTACGGAGTTTGGAATTTTAATCTTGGGCATGGCATTGTTGGTGGAAAACTAACAAATGGATTTTATCAAGGTAAAACTGCTGCAAAGATTGCATTAAGAATTTTAGCCGGAGAGCAACCCAATAATATACCAGTTTTAACTGAAGAAACTACTCACTATGAATTTGATTTCAACCAATTAGTAAAACATAATATCCCCTTAGAGTTGCTTCCTCAAGATAGCAAAATAATTAATAAATCCAGTCCTTTTAAAAAACAAATTTTAATATTACACTCGTATAATAAAGGTTTAAAGTGGACTGATGACTTAGAACTTGGTATTAAATCTAAATTAGCAGAGAGCAATTTAAATTTAGAATTTACATATGAATATATGGACTCACAAAGAAATTCTGACCCCGTATATCTTCATCACTTATATGAATTACTTATAAGAAAATACAAAGACAAACAATTTGATTTAGTTATTACTACAGACGATGTTGCCTTTAATTTTATTAAGACTCATCATAATAATGTTTTTAAAGGAATACCTAGTATTTTCTGTGGAGTTAATTATTTTGAGGAATGCATGCTCGAAGAGCATGATTTTTTAACAGGAGTTGTTGAATCCTATGATTTAAGAGGCACATTAGATATGGCTCTTGAAATTAATCCTAAAATTAAAAATATTATTGTTATCAATGATACAACTATTACTGGTCAATCTAATCAAAAAAATCTAGATATTATTATTCCAGAATATTCAGATAGAGTGTCATTCAAAATATGGAACAACTTAACTATGGCTGAAATTCAAGAAGGAGTAAAATCACTAAATACTGAAGATATTATTCTACTTTTATCCCTTAATAGGGACAAATCAAATAATAGTTTTTCCTATGATGAGAGCATAAGTCTAATTTCAGAAAATGCAAGCGTTCCAATATACGGAGTATGGGATTTCTACTTAGGAAAAGGGTTACTTGGTGGTGTACTCACCTCCGGCATAACACATGGTGAAACTGTAGGCCATATGGCTATTGAAATTTTGAATGGAAAATATCCTTCGGAAATAGTAGTTGTTACTGAAAGTCCTAATATCTATATGTTTGATTACTTTATGCTAAAAAAGTTTAGTATTAATATAGATAAACTTCCTATAGGCAGTACTATTATTAACAAACCGAGTACAATATTTGATTACTATCAGGATAATAAAAAAGTTCTATTATCAACTGCCTCCATTTTTTTTAGTGTTATGTATAATTCTTTTATTAATATATTTGAAGGCTTCTCATAA
- a CDS encoding GGDEF domain-containing protein, producing MKASHNKERYYALTDLLTGIPNRRAAIEHLEKLIKKSQYGKFQTTICFIDVNNLKIVNDTFGHREGDNLLSALCRLIQPKLRSVDMLCRFAGDEFLIIFSDIGIEEAKSILNEITKCITEYNHSNNNAYEISFSYGFSEYNPDEYKSIDDLIDKADNAMYQSKVKSRQLNN from the coding sequence TTGAAGGCTTCTCATAATAAAGAGAGATACTATGCATTAACAGACTTACTAACTGGAATACCAAATAGAAGAGCAGCTATCGAACATTTAGAAAAACTTATTAAAAAGTCCCAGTATGGCAAATTTCAAACCACTATTTGTTTTATTGATGTTAACAACCTTAAAATAGTAAATGACACCTTTGGGCACAGAGAAGGAGATAATTTACTATCTGCTTTATGTAGGCTAATCCAACCAAAGCTACGTAGTGTTGATATGCTTTGTAGATTTGCTGGAGATGAATTCTTAATTATTTTTAGTGATATAGGCATCGAGGAGGCTAAATCCATATTAAATGAAATCACTAAGTGTATTACTGAATATAATCATAGTAATAATAATGCTTATGAGATAAGTTTTAGTTATGGGTTTTCTGAATATAACCCCGATGAATATAAATCTATCGATGACCTTATAGACAAAGCAGATAATGCCATGTACCAATCTAAGGTTAAAAGTCGTCAATTAAACAATTAA
- a CDS encoding zf-HC2 domain-containing protein gives MNQHKSNISCGICQDLIPLVLDNVASEDSQRIVTAHVECCKDCEILYNSVKGPDSNLQDDSKIIKSIKRKIYFSCIALLVIGTMIGVYLSNSMGMFYNIILMPMIGAIAYYILGKRWYIVSVGVFITSYIWLFVGFVIEYRKLAIEIFYYPIYLTAIYTALTVIGVFVSKLLYFAFKKEGVKHVK, from the coding sequence ATGAACCAACATAAGTCAAATATATCATGTGGTATCTGCCAGGATCTCATACCATTGGTTCTGGACAACGTGGCTAGTGAAGATAGTCAAAGAATTGTTACTGCACATGTAGAATGCTGTAAAGACTGTGAAATCCTATATAATAGTGTTAAAGGTCCAGATTCTAATCTACAGGATGATAGTAAGATTATTAAGTCCATAAAGAGAAAAATTTATTTTAGTTGTATTGCACTTCTTGTAATTGGAACTATGATTGGAGTGTATCTGTCTAATTCAATGGGGATGTTCTATAACATTATATTAATGCCTATGATAGGTGCAATTGCCTATTACATCCTAGGGAAAAGATGGTATATTGTATCTGTAGGTGTTTTCATAACTTCTTACATTTGGTTATTTGTCGGATTTGTTATTGAATACCGTAAATTAGCCATAGAAATATTTTATTACCCTATATATTTAACCGCTATATATACAGCTCTGACAGTTATTGGAGTTTTTGTTTCGAAATTATTGTATTTTGCTTTTAAAAAGGAAGGGGTAAAACATGTTAAATAA